In Sphingopyxis sp. 113P3, one DNA window encodes the following:
- a CDS encoding peroxiredoxin, with protein sequence MTLAIGDAIPAVTLRDADGAAIDLKALRGAPLVVYFYPKADTPGCTVEAQDFTRLAPEFAHLNAQVLAVSRDAPAKLCKFRDKYGLTVRLASDEDGKVCEAFGTWVEKQNYGRTYMGIERSTFLFAPDGKLAKEWRKVRVKGHADAVLEAAKAL encoded by the coding sequence ATGACCCTTGCCATTGGCGATGCCATTCCCGCCGTGACGCTGCGCGATGCCGACGGCGCCGCGATCGACCTCAAGGCGCTGAGGGGGGCGCCGCTGGTCGTTTATTTCTACCCCAAGGCCGACACGCCGGGCTGCACTGTCGAGGCACAGGACTTCACCCGCCTCGCCCCCGAATTTGCGCATCTCAATGCACAGGTCCTCGCCGTCTCGCGCGATGCGCCAGCGAAACTGTGCAAGTTCCGCGACAAATATGGGCTGACCGTCCGGCTCGCGTCCGATGAGGACGGCAAGGTTTGCGAGGCGTTCGGGACCTGGGTCGAGAAGCAGAATTACGGCCGCACCTACATGGGGATCGAACGTTCGACCTTCCTGTTCGCCCCTGACGGCAAACTCGCAAAGGAATGGCGCAAGGTGCGCGTGAAGGGGCATGCCGACGCGGTGCTGGAGGCGGCAAAGGCGCTCTGA